The following nucleotide sequence is from Labeo rohita strain BAU-BD-2019 chromosome 3, IGBB_LRoh.1.0, whole genome shotgun sequence.
TCCTTGTGCCACTGCCAACAGCTCTATGCTACTTGTCGGCGTGGAGACCTTTGTCTTCGCCTGGGTTCCATTCCATCCTCTGCgcctgttgttgtttttttttaaaagcaacagTATAGTGAGCGAATCTCCCTCGTATCCTAACACACTCACGCTCACTTTCTCCACCCACTCACTCGCTGAATTGGTGGTGTGATCTATTTAGGGCTGTCCCGATACTGTGTACAGTTTTCTCCCAGAACAGTCCAACCTGCAAGGCGCTGGTATGCTAGGACTCTAGCCCACTCAAAGGGTAGAGGAAACAGAGAGCGAACTGAGAGTCTGAAGACCTGACGACCTACATGCCTTCATGGGGAACACCAGTATTACGGAAGGGAAGACTGCCCTGTCTGTGGGCGGCTCTTCAATAGCCCGCGGCAAGACTTCCATCACCATGGGCAAGTCCTCAATCACCCGTGGGGTCACCACTACCTCTATGGGCGACTCTACCATAACCAGAGGCAAGACCACCATCTCCCTGGGCAGAGCCAGCTTCAGCCGAGGCAAAACTACAACCTCCTTCCGCAAGGCCCTCATGCCCAAGCGCCGGACCAAGTAGATGGAAAAGAGATCCACAAACGCTGAAACAAAGACCAAGACTTCAAAAGCAAGAAAGAGCACTGAGAAGGACGAGACAACAGATATACAGCAAGAGGACGACTCAGAAGCCTCAAAAGGGAAGGGTTTCCTTTTACTGAGAAAGACCTGCTTTACAAAAGGGAAAATCAAACTGATGAAAAGCAAAAAGGCCATGTCATGGGGGAAGACGGTTCTTTCGAGGAGCAAGACCAAAATAAGGAAGGGAGAGACTGCGTTTGTGGTGGGTACAACTACAATCACTCATGGGGAAACTACTAGTTCTTTGAGCAAGGCCACTTTAAGTCAAGGGGAGAAGTCTGTCACTGTAGTTAAGACTTCCCTCAAGAGAGGCAAAGAAACGCAATGGAATCTCTACTGGGATTTTCATCTGTGACTTAAAGACACAAACGTAACTGCAAACcgtgtatgtacagtatatgtgtatgtgtgtccaCCAAGATTAACTTTGTAGTAGAGTGTTTAAGCAGGTCGGATGTCCTGTAAGATGCAAGTGTTTGCCAGTTTGCTCTGGAATcgcacacacatgcattctAGATGCAAAATGAAATGTAAGTGTGTCTTAAATTAGTTTGGAACTGAGCGTGATGCCTACAGTTGATTTTAAGATGAAGATTTGTCTGAGAGAACCTGTTCAGAGATCAGTCGCCAATCTGGTTTTCATGAAGAGaacatgcatgcatgtgtgagGGTGTGCACTGCCACAACTAGAATGGCTGTTATTGTTGTTCACATGCAGAAGTTGGATAATGACCTAGAATCCCTGAGATTCTGTTTTGCAAGTGGAATTGTATCATTTGAGTGGACTAACCAAGTCATAGTAAAAAGTTTTAACTTCAACCACAGCCTTGCaattaaaatgtgcattgttaATTCTTTGACTTCTTAATCCTACATTAAGTGCAACATAAATCAACCAGTATAACAATGAATTAAATCCAAATTGTCAATAAATAGACCTTTGAAATGGTTAAAACTTTGTTTAATGTGtctctttaaaatatgtcactATACCTTAAGCAGGGCACACACTGTCAAAATATACAATGCGATCCAAA
It contains:
- the LOC127162687 gene encoding autotransporter adhesin EhaG-like, with the translated sequence MGNTSITEGKTALSVGGSSIARGKTSITMGKSSITRGVTTTSMGDSTITRGKTTISLGRASFSRGKTTTSFRKALMPKRRTK